One genomic window of Candidatus Methylacidiphilales bacterium includes the following:
- a CDS encoding HRDC domain-containing protein: MQPPDKFKWIHTTQELIRFSRSLNPEIPLTLDIEADSLHHYREKLCLIALAHGPQHALIDALAIDNWSAIWPLWQRHTWIFHGMEYDLKMLRQVGAHPPQAIFDTAVAAQILNIQAFGYAALVERYFGVRLNKSSQRDDWSIRPLPEKMLRYAIADVFYLQPLAEKMRAELIAHNRLSWHEQTCHRIMRLAFSNADSGSKEGTLDDNDTDDRWRIRGSRNLPQEGLSILKALWFWREKEAERRDVPVFKVINNEQLLTLVRWSLETRHLDQWPPTLRWLSRHPHIAQQLLKIIHTARSAAPDEAHPPKPSPKTHNPHFDRNMQILKTARDSAAARCNLAPSFIASKQLLTILSRDPHHSPQLLLDTYRWSPWQHDLLAEALQTIQKSDPTEVSQKSQ, translated from the coding sequence ATGCAGCCACCAGATAAATTCAAATGGATTCACACAACCCAAGAACTCATCCGCTTTTCACGCTCCCTAAATCCTGAGATCCCCCTCACCCTTGATATCGAGGCCGACAGCCTGCACCACTATCGAGAGAAACTATGCCTCATTGCCCTCGCACACGGCCCCCAACACGCCCTCATCGATGCCTTAGCCATAGACAATTGGTCTGCCATCTGGCCCCTCTGGCAACGCCACACCTGGATTTTCCACGGCATGGAGTATGACCTCAAAATGCTAAGACAAGTCGGCGCGCATCCCCCTCAAGCCATATTCGACACCGCAGTTGCCGCTCAGATTTTAAATATCCAAGCCTTCGGTTATGCAGCCCTGGTCGAGCGTTACTTCGGAGTCCGTCTCAATAAATCCAGCCAACGCGACGATTGGTCAATTCGACCGCTGCCCGAAAAAATGTTGCGCTACGCAATAGCAGATGTCTTCTACCTACAGCCACTCGCAGAAAAAATGCGCGCTGAGCTCATTGCCCACAATCGCTTATCATGGCACGAACAGACATGCCATCGCATAATGCGCCTTGCTTTTTCCAATGCCGACTCTGGCTCAAAGGAGGGAACCCTCGACGACAACGACACCGACGACCGTTGGCGCATCCGCGGATCAAGAAACCTCCCACAAGAAGGCCTATCGATCTTGAAAGCCCTATGGTTTTGGCGCGAAAAAGAAGCAGAGCGTAGAGATGTGCCCGTCTTCAAAGTCATTAACAACGAGCAACTCCTCACCCTAGTCCGTTGGAGCCTTGAGACGCGCCACCTCGATCAATGGCCCCCCACACTCCGTTGGCTCTCTCGGCACCCCCACATCGCACAACAACTTCTCAAGATCATACATACCGCCCGTTCAGCAGCCCCCGACGAAGCTCACCCTCCCAAACCCTCGCCCAAAACCCACAATCCCCATTTCGATAGAAACATGCAGATCCTCAAAACTGCCCGCGATTCCGCCGCCGCACGATGCAACTTAGCCCCATCTTTCATAGCCTCTAAGCAACTTCTCACCATTCTAAGCCGCGATCCGCACCACTCCCCACAACTCCTCCTCGATACCTACCGTTGGTCCCCCTGGCAACACGACCTCCTCGCTGAGGCTCTGCAGACTATCCAGAAATCCGACCCCACTGAAGTTTCACAAAAGTCGCAATAA
- the moeB gene encoding molybdopterin-synthase adenylyltransferase MoeB, whose protein sequence is MSFIQRIADAYTVVGFNNDEIKRYGRHLIMPEVTLSGQQKLKSARVLCIGTGGLGSPLLAYLAAAGIGKIGIVDFDTVDYSNLHRQIIHKTRNVGKPKIESAIETIREINPYVQVQPYQTALRSENALEIMKDYDVVVDGTDNFPTRYLVNDACVLLGKPNVYGSIFRFDGQATVFWAERGPCYRCLYPEPPEPGMVPSCAEGGVLGVLPGVIGVIQAIETVKLIIGVGDLLIGRLLLFDALKMKFRELKIRKDPRCPICGPQATIKHLIDYDQFCGVVPQQQNGRVDGEIGEMSVMELYEALRRDPGSFDLIDVREVQEWEIARIPGAKLIPLSVLPERIHELDSSREIVVHCKSGVRSLKACRLLYQAGFRKLRNVVGGIDAWSAEIDPSVPTY, encoded by the coding sequence ATGAGCTTTATTCAACGGATTGCTGATGCGTATACGGTGGTGGGTTTTAACAATGATGAGATCAAGCGATATGGGCGTCACTTGATCATGCCTGAGGTGACCTTGTCGGGTCAGCAGAAGCTTAAGTCGGCGCGAGTGCTTTGTATAGGGACTGGGGGGTTGGGGTCTCCGCTTTTGGCTTATTTGGCGGCTGCAGGGATAGGGAAGATCGGGATTGTGGATTTTGACACTGTGGATTACTCGAATTTACATCGCCAGATCATTCACAAGACGCGGAACGTGGGGAAACCTAAGATTGAGTCGGCGATTGAGACGATCCGCGAAATTAATCCTTACGTGCAGGTGCAGCCTTATCAGACGGCGTTGCGGTCGGAGAATGCGCTTGAGATTATGAAGGATTACGATGTGGTGGTGGATGGGACGGATAATTTTCCGACGCGTTATTTGGTGAATGATGCATGTGTGTTGCTAGGTAAGCCGAATGTGTACGGGAGTATTTTTCGTTTTGATGGGCAGGCGACGGTTTTTTGGGCAGAGAGGGGGCCTTGTTATCGCTGTCTTTATCCTGAGCCGCCTGAGCCTGGGATGGTGCCGAGCTGTGCGGAGGGAGGTGTGTTGGGAGTGTTGCCTGGGGTGATCGGTGTGATTCAGGCGATTGAGACGGTGAAGTTAATTATTGGGGTGGGTGATTTGTTGATTGGGCGTTTGTTGCTTTTTGATGCATTGAAGATGAAGTTTCGTGAGCTCAAGATTCGTAAGGATCCGCGTTGTCCGATTTGTGGGCCGCAGGCGACGATCAAGCATTTGATTGATTATGATCAATTTTGTGGGGTTGTTCCTCAGCAGCAGAATGGGAGGGTTGATGGGGAGATAGGAGAGATGTCGGTTATGGAGTTGTATGAGGCTTTGAGGAGAGATCCTGGGAGTTTTGATCTGATCGATGTGCGTGAGGTTCAGGAGTGGGAGATTGCGCGGATTCCGGGGGCGAAGTTGATCCCGTTGAGTGTGCTGCCTGAGCGGATACATGAGTTGGATAGTTCGCGTGAGATTGTGGTGCATTGTAAGTCGGGGGTGAGGAGTCTGAAGGCTTGTCGGTTGTTGTATCAGGCTGGTTTTCGGAAGTTGAGGAATGTGGTGGGGGGGATTGATGCGTGGAGTGCGGAGATAGATCCGTCGGTGCCGACTTATTGA
- the clpS gene encoding ATP-dependent Clp protease adapter ClpS, with product MVELPVKNSTREKEGIRSRPSEALDNGWSVVVWNDPVNLMSYVTYVFMKVLGMNRAMAERHMLEVHEKGKSVVAHESSKERAEFIARQLHSYNLLATIES from the coding sequence ATGGTGGAGTTGCCAGTGAAAAATTCGACGAGAGAGAAAGAAGGGATTCGTTCTCGCCCTTCGGAGGCTTTGGATAATGGGTGGTCGGTGGTTGTGTGGAATGATCCGGTGAATTTGATGAGCTATGTGACGTATGTATTTATGAAGGTGCTGGGTATGAACCGTGCGATGGCTGAGCGGCATATGTTGGAAGTCCATGAAAAGGGGAAGAGTGTAGTTGCGCATGAGAGTAGCAAAGAGAGAGCGGAATTTATAGCTAGGCAGCTTCATAGTTATAATCTTCTGGCGACGATTGAGTCGTGA
- a CDS encoding DUF2017 domain-containing protein, whose amino-acid sequence MELGGQKKELRLDAAQCAVAVRAGELLMELYRQREVVSTYDDGFLGRSWDEEWLEMFEDERQGEWNEERLDRLEVWLRRVRRGKDEEGAVFVLDSECVDWALRVLNDLRLSLAVKYKVTERDMSLHPLKIRGAERREAMLLIHWCAALQQALLESVQE is encoded by the coding sequence ATGGAGCTAGGGGGTCAAAAGAAGGAGCTGCGGTTGGATGCAGCGCAGTGTGCGGTGGCTGTGAGGGCTGGGGAGTTGTTGATGGAGTTGTATCGCCAGAGGGAGGTGGTTTCGACTTACGATGATGGATTTTTGGGGAGGAGTTGGGATGAGGAGTGGCTGGAGATGTTTGAGGATGAGCGGCAGGGGGAGTGGAACGAGGAGCGCTTGGATCGGTTGGAGGTTTGGCTTCGGAGGGTGAGGAGGGGGAAGGATGAGGAGGGAGCGGTGTTTGTTCTCGATAGTGAGTGTGTAGATTGGGCTTTGAGGGTTTTGAATGATTTAAGGCTTTCGTTGGCTGTGAAGTATAAGGTGACGGAGAGGGATATGTCTCTTCATCCGCTTAAGATTAGGGGGGCAGAGAGGAGAGAAGCTATGTTGTTGATTCATTGGTGTGCGGCTTTACAGCAGGCGCTTTTGGAGTCGGTGCAGGAATGA
- the prfA gene encoding peptide chain release factor 1 gives MDLSPHIQRLKARLTRLEDELASGVVFTIDPKRAQSLTKEHNKIKQLLRDWEQLLQTESELAKTKALINDPHHTDLAELAQQEIPTLEARRQQLHTAILLGILPPDENESRNTILEIRAGTGGHEAALFAADLFRMYSRYAERKGWKIEIHDISPSDLGGFKEIIFQVNGEDVFRTLRFESGVHRVQRVPATEAQGRIHTSTATVAVLPEAQEVDLVIKPEELRIEVCRASGPGGQGVNTTDSAVQVMHIPTGMIVRCQDSRSQIKNREKAISILRARLLQKKQSEEAAKYASARKAQVGTGDRNEKIRTYNYPQNRITDHRINFTLYNLSAFMDGDIEPLLQALLQDDIQRRLAQLETEPTAHL, from the coding sequence ATGGATCTCTCCCCACACATCCAGCGACTAAAAGCAAGACTCACACGACTCGAAGACGAACTCGCCTCCGGCGTCGTCTTCACCATCGACCCCAAACGCGCCCAATCCCTCACCAAAGAACACAACAAAATCAAACAACTCCTCCGCGATTGGGAACAACTCCTTCAGACCGAATCCGAACTCGCAAAAACCAAAGCCCTCATCAACGACCCCCACCACACCGACCTCGCCGAGCTCGCCCAACAAGAAATCCCCACACTCGAAGCCCGACGCCAACAACTCCACACCGCCATCCTCCTCGGCATCCTCCCCCCAGACGAAAACGAATCACGCAACACCATCCTCGAAATCCGCGCCGGCACCGGAGGCCATGAAGCCGCCCTATTCGCCGCAGACCTATTCCGAATGTATTCCCGCTACGCAGAACGAAAAGGATGGAAAATCGAAATTCACGACATCAGCCCCTCCGACCTCGGCGGCTTCAAAGAAATCATCTTCCAAGTCAACGGAGAAGACGTCTTCAGAACCCTCCGCTTCGAAAGTGGCGTCCACCGTGTCCAACGCGTCCCCGCCACCGAAGCGCAAGGCCGCATCCACACCTCAACAGCTACCGTAGCCGTCCTCCCCGAAGCACAAGAAGTCGACCTAGTCATCAAACCCGAAGAACTCCGCATCGAAGTCTGCCGCGCCAGCGGCCCAGGAGGCCAAGGCGTCAACACCACAGACTCCGCTGTGCAAGTCATGCACATCCCCACAGGCATGATCGTCCGTTGCCAAGACAGCCGCTCACAAATCAAAAACCGCGAAAAAGCCATCTCCATCCTCCGCGCCCGCCTACTCCAAAAAAAACAATCCGAAGAAGCCGCCAAATACGCATCCGCACGCAAAGCACAAGTCGGCACCGGCGATCGCAATGAAAAAATCCGCACCTACAACTACCCCCAAAACCGCATCACCGACCACCGCATCAACTTCACCCTCTACAATCTCTCCGCATTCATGGATGGCGATATAGAACCACTCCTTCAAGCCCTACTCCAAGACGACATCCAGCGGCGCCTCGCTCAGCTCGAAACAGAACCCACCGCCCATCTCTAA
- a CDS encoding type B 50S ribosomal protein L31 → MKKNIHPPLHPVVFVDTASDARFITRSTMKSNRTEVINGVEHYVVSLGISAVSHPFFTGQQKFVDTAGRVEKFSRRYGTTTLAATKKKKNN, encoded by the coding sequence ATGAAAAAAAACATCCACCCCCCACTACACCCCGTAGTCTTCGTCGACACCGCCAGCGACGCCCGATTCATCACACGCTCCACTATGAAATCCAACCGCACAGAAGTCATAAACGGTGTCGAGCACTATGTCGTCTCCCTCGGAATCAGCGCAGTCTCTCACCCATTCTTCACCGGACAACAAAAATTCGTTGACACCGCTGGCCGCGTCGAAAAATTCTCACGCCGCTACGGCACCACCACCCTCGCCGCCACCAAAAAGAAAAAAAACAACTAG
- the yidC gene encoding membrane protein insertase YidC: MDRTSWIGLLISIILLIAWNFYIAQKYPVTPPTKTPPPQPPPSSQDPTATSPLQEKTPPILTAASSASPPPPNLPPAELLTIENDYLHLQITTHGGGIHKATLKKHKTSTQENITFTATQGTAILSTQYNNDTPQTPTLFTLTKPADAPTPTIQAHAEILPGLLLRRTFTLTHDYALQVVQTLENTTSSPITIPASKWHLGHAAPTCIHDRPEFIGAGWLDPQAHYHKTMAHSFDGFNFLGIPLSPPKAWTDTGSTPPLWVTLKNQYFVTVALPLDHPHLTRTEFRPLVLPPWTPYSLPPRGVRADITLPESILPPRGSITQKLLLYIGPKEYNRIKKLGLHTEEIMEFGFFSWLVKPLLHTMNAIYHTLAIFPPIQSYGLAITLLAIIVKLILWPLQSAANRSMKKIQALAPKMKELQEKYKDDPTKLQTEIMKLYTDYGVNPLGGCLPLLPQIPIFIAFYTMLQHAIEIRHASFLWIKDLSRPDTIFTIPIIGLDINPLPLIMTATSIYIMHMTPTTAENQQYKIMRWLPLIFIPLFYGFASALSLYWTVNNLVSIIQTYHNLKKPIPQLKRVERKPNSRLEMFQRALEEQRRLQQQAKKRKP; this comes from the coding sequence ATGGACCGTACCAGTTGGATAGGCCTCCTTATCTCAATTATCCTTCTCATCGCATGGAATTTCTACATCGCCCAAAAATACCCCGTCACCCCCCCAACCAAGACACCCCCTCCACAACCCCCTCCTTCCAGCCAAGACCCGACCGCCACATCACCCCTTCAAGAAAAGACACCTCCAATTCTCACAGCTGCCTCGAGCGCCTCCCCCCCCCCACCCAACCTTCCCCCAGCAGAACTCCTCACCATCGAAAACGACTACCTACACCTCCAAATCACCACCCACGGCGGCGGCATACACAAAGCCACCCTCAAAAAACACAAAACCTCCACCCAGGAAAACATCACCTTCACCGCCACACAAGGCACCGCCATACTCTCCACCCAATATAACAACGACACGCCCCAGACCCCCACGCTCTTCACCCTCACAAAGCCCGCCGACGCTCCTACCCCCACCATCCAAGCACATGCCGAAATCCTCCCCGGCCTACTCCTCCGTCGCACCTTCACCCTCACACACGACTACGCCCTACAAGTAGTTCAGACCCTTGAAAACACCACCTCCTCACCCATCACCATTCCCGCATCCAAATGGCACCTCGGCCATGCCGCCCCCACATGCATCCACGACCGCCCAGAATTCATCGGTGCAGGATGGCTAGACCCCCAAGCTCACTATCACAAAACCATGGCTCACAGCTTCGACGGCTTCAACTTCCTCGGCATCCCACTCTCCCCTCCAAAAGCTTGGACCGACACCGGCTCCACTCCCCCTCTCTGGGTAACCCTCAAAAACCAATACTTCGTAACAGTAGCCCTCCCGCTCGACCACCCCCACCTCACCCGCACTGAATTTCGACCACTCGTCCTTCCCCCATGGACCCCCTACTCACTCCCACCCCGCGGCGTCCGAGCCGACATCACCCTCCCCGAGTCCATTCTTCCGCCCCGAGGCTCCATCACACAAAAGCTCCTCCTCTACATCGGCCCCAAAGAATACAACCGCATCAAAAAACTTGGCCTCCACACAGAAGAAATCATGGAATTCGGCTTCTTCAGCTGGCTCGTCAAACCTCTCCTCCACACCATGAACGCCATCTACCACACCCTTGCCATCTTCCCTCCCATACAATCCTACGGCCTCGCCATCACTCTCCTCGCCATCATCGTCAAACTCATCCTATGGCCCCTCCAATCCGCCGCAAACCGATCCATGAAGAAAATCCAAGCGCTCGCCCCCAAAATGAAAGAGCTCCAAGAAAAATACAAAGACGACCCCACCAAACTCCAAACCGAAATAATGAAACTCTACACCGACTACGGCGTCAACCCCCTCGGCGGCTGCCTCCCCCTCCTCCCCCAAATCCCCATCTTCATCGCCTTCTACACCATGCTCCAGCACGCCATCGAAATCCGCCACGCCTCATTCCTCTGGATAAAAGACCTCTCCCGCCCCGACACCATCTTCACCATCCCCATCATCGGCCTCGATATCAACCCACTCCCCCTCATCATGACAGCCACCTCCATCTACATCATGCACATGACCCCGACCACCGCCGAAAACCAACAATACAAAATCATGCGCTGGCTACCCCTCATCTTCATCCCCCTCTTCTACGGATTCGCCTCAGCCCTCTCCCTCTACTGGACGGTCAACAACCTCGTCTCCATCATCCAGACATACCACAACCTCAAAAAACCCATCCCCCAACTCAAACGCGTCGAACGCAAACCCAACTCCCGCCTCGAAATGTTTCAAAGAGCCCTCGAAGAACAGCGCCGCCTCCAACAACAAGCCAAGAAACGAAAGCCATAA
- the yidD gene encoding membrane protein insertion efficiency factor YidD — protein sequence MHNRNLLNNLFTLYRSLAHPIKTLLGFSNTCRYLPTCSHYAEEALIQHGLIKGTYLTLRRLLRCHPWGGYGYDPVPPPKQTHHKSNPQRRLIPRKQLNSSPHPTLNTNPTTKLASTPNLGIISAQNKIENKVPN from the coding sequence ATGCATAATCGTAATTTATTGAACAACCTCTTCACCCTTTACCGAAGCCTTGCTCACCCCATCAAGACTCTTCTCGGATTCTCCAACACGTGCCGCTATCTTCCAACTTGCTCCCACTACGCAGAAGAAGCCCTGATACAACACGGCCTCATCAAAGGCACATACCTCACACTCCGCCGACTCCTCCGCTGCCACCCCTGGGGCGGCTACGGATATGACCCCGTCCCACCCCCAAAACAAACCCACCACAAATCCAACCCACAACGCCGACTCATCCCACGAAAACAACTCAACTCATCCCCCCACCCCACACTCAACACCAATCCCACAACGAAACTTGCCTCCACCCCAAACCTCGGCATCATCTCAGCCCAAAACAAAATCGAAAACAAAGTCCCAAATTAA
- a CDS encoding ribonuclease P protein component, with amino-acid sequence MPNTDSPNPTPTPFPPLRLPRSCILRHRAHLQTALAQGHRIYHPHFTLILLPHPSPRHKTQVAFLITKKNTTAVLRNRLRRMFREAWRQIPRHHPKNSITLWIIKPTASSLSLGQIKELMTSFLQPT; translated from the coding sequence TTGCCAAACACCGACTCACCTAATCCCACACCCACCCCATTTCCACCTCTCCGATTGCCGCGAAGCTGCATCTTACGCCATCGCGCCCATCTCCAAACAGCCCTCGCACAAGGCCACCGCATCTATCATCCTCACTTCACCCTCATACTACTTCCCCACCCCTCCCCTCGTCACAAAACACAAGTCGCCTTCCTGATCACCAAAAAAAACACCACAGCAGTCCTCCGCAACCGACTTCGACGCATGTTCCGCGAAGCCTGGCGTCAAATCCCACGACACCACCCCAAAAACTCCATAACCCTCTGGATCATTAAACCCACAGCTTCATCCCTCTCCCTAGGCCAGATCAAAGAACTCATGACTTCTTTTCTCCAGCCCACATAA
- the folP gene encoding dihydropteroate synthase: protein MKWTTSSLTLHTSNGPFIMGIINITPDSFSDGGRNWNEKHALRSIKAMIAAKVDIIDIGGQSTRPGATLITAKEEWRRIHHILCKTVDLAKGKCLISVDTFYGDVAAKALECGADIINDVSGGNWCQDNTWPVIASHPSCGYVLTHSKGTPQTMQINPTYQDVVQEVVQDLHKKLSHLTSLGIHPNRVAIDPGIGFGKTTEHNLTLLNSLQHLKTLKRPILIGLSRKRFLREILGIPLQSRKTKHLSQLDQATQILNALLTLKKAAHIWRVHNTDQAQIAAQICRTLSGSTKINLFDKKT from the coding sequence ATGAAGTGGACAACCTCATCCCTCACACTCCACACCTCCAACGGCCCCTTTATCATGGGCATCATCAACATCACTCCCGACTCCTTTTCTGACGGAGGCCGAAATTGGAACGAAAAACATGCCCTCCGTTCCATAAAAGCCATGATCGCAGCAAAGGTTGATATCATAGACATCGGCGGGCAATCCACGCGCCCCGGAGCTACCCTAATCACCGCCAAAGAAGAATGGCGGCGCATCCATCATATCCTTTGCAAAACTGTAGACCTAGCCAAAGGCAAATGCCTTATTTCAGTTGATACATTCTACGGGGATGTTGCCGCAAAAGCGCTGGAATGCGGTGCCGACATCATCAACGACGTCAGTGGCGGCAACTGGTGCCAAGACAACACATGGCCTGTGATCGCCAGCCACCCCTCCTGCGGTTACGTCCTTACCCACTCAAAAGGCACTCCACAGACCATGCAAATCAACCCCACCTACCAAGACGTCGTCCAAGAAGTCGTCCAAGACCTCCACAAAAAACTTTCCCATCTTACCTCCCTAGGCATACACCCTAATCGCGTCGCGATAGACCCAGGAATCGGCTTCGGAAAAACCACCGAGCATAACCTCACCCTACTCAACTCACTTCAGCATCTCAAGACTCTCAAAAGACCCATACTCATAGGTCTCTCAAGAAAACGTTTCTTGCGCGAAATTCTGGGCATCCCCCTCCAATCACGCAAAACCAAACACCTCTCTCAACTCGATCAGGCTACCCAAATCTTGAACGCCCTCCTCACCTTAAAAAAAGCCGCCCATATCTGGCGCGTTCATAACACAGACCAAGCTCAGATCGCTGCCCAGATTTGTCGCACCCTCTCTGGTTCCACTAAAATCAATTTGTTCGATAAAAAAACTTGA
- a CDS encoding TraR/DksA C4-type zinc finger protein, translating into MPKKKKSSSVVKSSTETKRSRAAQQSISDKIAQQEKKGAQLKRKSGVGNKTNSSASSSTLEAQRSRGARKTTTVKSAEKRKQTTKAKETKSSSKDQVKKNTRSTRKSSLQAQTQELSPSASKKSLPIPKSLSQELKPIKSPKPKEVTSIVESKTLILKPTNQPKKFEELSPFHRKQLQRLEELRDHILDQMQNQEQITRQRAEGSEASAFGMHQADAGSDSYDRDFALSLLSQEQDALYEIEEAIKRIYYGTYGICEMCGKEIPKARLEAIPYARFTVECQSIIEKENKGRRRWDSNTTVFMESPDLVDQESESLTEEEENRRE; encoded by the coding sequence ATGCCAAAAAAGAAAAAAAGCTCGTCTGTTGTAAAAAGTTCAACGGAAACTAAGCGTTCTCGGGCGGCCCAACAAAGCATTTCAGATAAGATTGCTCAACAAGAAAAGAAAGGCGCTCAACTCAAAAGGAAAAGTGGAGTTGGCAATAAGACTAATTCCTCGGCTAGCTCGAGCACTTTGGAAGCTCAACGGTCAAGGGGTGCTCGTAAAACAACGACCGTAAAGTCGGCAGAAAAGCGGAAGCAGACAACGAAGGCTAAGGAGACGAAAAGTTCCTCTAAGGATCAAGTTAAAAAAAACACTAGATCAACTAGGAAGTCTTCACTTCAGGCACAGACGCAAGAGTTGTCTCCTTCTGCATCTAAAAAGTCATTGCCCATCCCTAAATCATTATCTCAGGAACTGAAGCCGATCAAAAGCCCAAAACCCAAGGAGGTAACTTCAATCGTCGAGTCAAAAACTCTGATACTTAAACCGACGAATCAACCTAAAAAATTTGAAGAACTCTCCCCCTTTCATCGTAAACAACTACAAAGACTAGAAGAATTACGAGACCACATACTAGACCAAATGCAGAATCAAGAGCAGATTACTAGGCAACGAGCTGAGGGAAGCGAGGCATCTGCATTTGGAATGCATCAGGCGGACGCGGGGAGTGATTCCTATGATCGGGATTTTGCCCTTTCGCTTTTATCACAGGAACAGGATGCTCTCTATGAGATAGAGGAGGCTATTAAGAGGATTTATTATGGAACTTACGGAATTTGTGAGATGTGCGGTAAGGAAATCCCTAAGGCAAGGCTTGAAGCCATACCTTACGCGCGGTTTACGGTGGAGTGTCAATCAATTATTGAGAAAGAAAACAAGGGTCGGCGCCGATGGGACTCTAATACAACTGTATTTATGGAATCTCCTGACCTAGTTGATCAGGAAAGTGAGTCGTTGACTGAAGAGGAAGAAAATCGCAGGGAATGA
- the rpsR gene encoding 30S ribosomal protein S18, which produces MSVNKNKKNLRKAPKPRRVARKRRIDINAEAIDILNTELLKKFTTENGRILPRRVTGMPLRLHRKLTREIKRARTLLLLK; this is translated from the coding sequence ATGAGTGTAAACAAGAACAAGAAAAATCTGAGGAAAGCTCCCAAACCTCGACGTGTGGCTCGAAAACGGCGTATTGATATAAATGCCGAGGCGATCGATATCCTAAACACAGAACTTCTGAAGAAATTTACGACTGAGAATGGGCGTATTTTGCCAAGGCGGGTCACAGGTATGCCGCTTAGACTTCATCGTAAACTAACTCGCGAGATAAAGCGCGCGCGCACTCTTCTATTGCTTAAATAA
- the rpmB gene encoding 50S ribosomal protein L28: MSRRCEVTGKSPRKGHIICRSGKAKKKGGIGTHVTANTPRVFLPNLKRKRIYIPEIGKTVSLRLSTRALKTITRKGAYATLKKAGLI, translated from the coding sequence ATGTCTAGACGATGTGAAGTAACTGGAAAGTCCCCACGCAAAGGCCACATTATCTGCCGCAGCGGTAAGGCGAAAAAGAAAGGTGGCATCGGCACGCATGTTACTGCCAACACCCCGAGAGTTTTTTTGCCTAATCTTAAAAGAAAAAGGATCTACATACCAGAAATAGGCAAAACTGTATCCTTGCGTTTATCAACACGTGCTCTCAAAACCATCACACGTAAAGGAGCCTACGCGACTCTGAAGAAAGCAGGCCTGATTTAG